From one Luteolibacter sp. SL250 genomic stretch:
- the rpsQ gene encoding 30S ribosomal protein S17, which yields MSENTQESQPHLRKTRVGVVVSDKMEKTLVVEHVARVPHPKFNKIVKRSKKYYVHDESGQAKIGDRVRIVETKPLSKLKRWALAEVLSH from the coding sequence ATGAGCGAGAACACTCAGGAATCCCAACCGCACCTTCGCAAGACCCGTGTCGGCGTCGTCGTCTCCGACAAAATGGAGAAGACCCTCGTCGTCGAGCACGTCGCCCGCGTCCCGCACCCGAAGTTCAACAAGATCGTCAAACGGTCCAAGAAGTACTACGTGCACGACGAGAGCGGCCAGGCCAAAATCGGCGACCGCGTCCGCATCGTTGAAACCAAGCCGCTTTCCAAGCTGAAGCGCTGGGCCCTTGCCGAAGTTCTTTCCCACTGA
- the rplX gene encoding 50S ribosomal protein L24 — protein MSKTHVKKGDQVQVIAGSHKGKTGTVTLVNAAKNTVVVEGVRPVKKAIRRSEQEPDGGLKTIDGSIHISNVKKLG, from the coding sequence ATGAGCAAGACTCACGTAAAAAAAGGTGACCAAGTCCAGGTCATCGCCGGAAGCCACAAGGGCAAGACCGGCACCGTCACCCTTGTCAACGCGGCCAAGAACACCGTCGTTGTCGAAGGCGTCCGTCCCGTCAAGAAGGCGATCCGCCGTTCCGAACAAGAGCCCGATGGTGGTCTGAAGACCATCGACGGTTCCATCCACATCTCCAACGTCAAGAAACTGGGCTGA
- the rpsS gene encoding 30S ribosomal protein S19, with translation MPRSLKKGPFVDQKLLAKIDAVAEAGSDRKPIKTWSRKSMITPDFVSHNFAVHNGKTFVPVYVTENMVGHKLGEFAPTRIFRQHGGIGKK, from the coding sequence ATGCCACGCTCACTCAAGAAAGGCCCGTTCGTCGATCAGAAGCTTCTCGCGAAGATCGACGCCGTTGCCGAAGCCGGATCCGACCGCAAGCCCATCAAAACCTGGAGCCGCAAGTCGATGATCACCCCGGACTTCGTCAGCCACAACTTCGCCGTCCACAACGGCAAGACCTTCGTCCCGGTGTATGTCACCGAGAACATGGTCGGCCACAAGCTCGGCGAATTCGCTCCTACCCGCATCTTCCGCCAGCACGGCGGTATCGGTAAGAAGTAA
- the rpmC gene encoding 50S ribosomal protein L29, with translation MAKNKGKEINQLSADELAKNLRDLKQEALNLRLQRATGQLENPARITQVRRDTARILTAQNAKKGA, from the coding sequence ATGGCCAAGAACAAAGGCAAAGAAATCAACCAGCTCTCCGCTGACGAGCTCGCCAAAAACCTCCGCGACCTCAAGCAGGAAGCCCTCAACCTCCGCCTCCAGCGCGCCACCGGCCAACTGGAGAACCCGGCCCGCATCACGCAGGTCCGCCGTGACACCGCCCGGATCCTCACCGCCCAGAACGCCAAGAAAGGCGCCTGA
- the rpsC gene encoding 30S ribosomal protein S3, whose protein sequence is MGQKVNPIAFRLAVSKDWRSKWYASGKDFTDKLHEDLAIRGYLKNKLQNAGLSRVVIERAWNSVRVTLHTSRPGLIIGRQGKEIEVMTKDITDLAKGAQVKIDIVEIRKPELDAQLVAEQIAVQLERRISFRRAMKRALQTAMDFGAEGIRLRVAGRLGGADIARAEGYREGKVPLQTLRVPLDYGFAEARTVYGIIGVKCWINKKEDDGSRPGGERGERRERGDRGGDRRGGGDRGDRRGAPQNRN, encoded by the coding sequence ATGGGCCAGAAAGTAAATCCGATCGCATTCCGTCTCGCCGTCAGCAAAGACTGGCGCTCCAAGTGGTATGCCAGTGGCAAGGACTTCACTGACAAACTCCACGAGGACCTCGCGATCCGTGGTTACCTCAAGAACAAGCTCCAGAACGCCGGTCTTTCCCGCGTCGTGATCGAGCGTGCTTGGAACAGTGTCCGCGTGACCCTCCACACCTCCCGTCCGGGCCTCATCATCGGCCGCCAGGGCAAGGAGATCGAGGTCATGACCAAGGACATCACCGACCTCGCAAAAGGTGCCCAGGTCAAGATCGACATCGTGGAGATCCGCAAGCCGGAACTCGACGCCCAGCTCGTCGCCGAGCAGATCGCCGTCCAGCTTGAGCGCCGGATCAGCTTCCGCCGCGCCATGAAGCGTGCCCTGCAGACCGCCATGGACTTCGGTGCGGAAGGCATCCGCCTCCGCGTCGCAGGCCGTCTCGGTGGTGCTGACATCGCCCGTGCCGAAGGTTACCGTGAAGGCAAGGTGCCTCTCCAGACCCTCCGCGTGCCTCTCGACTACGGCTTCGCCGAAGCCCGCACCGTCTATGGCATCATCGGCGTCAAGTGCTGGATCAACAAGAAGGAAGACGACGGCAGCCGCCCTGGCGGTGAGCGTGGTGAGCGCCGCGAACGCGGCGACCGTGGCGGTGACCGCCGTGGTGGTGGTGACCGTGGCGACCGCCGTGGTGCCCCCCAGAACCGCAACTGA
- the rplB gene encoding 50S ribosomal protein L2, producing MPLKTFKPNTPPERYKQLPSFDEITKKSPEKSLLTPLKRSGGRNNTGRITTRHIGGGHKRHYRIVDFRRTKRDVEATVLGIEYDPNRTCRIALIQYTDGQKSYILAPIGLEVGGKVSAGQNAAPKAGNALPLKSIPLGTSIHNIELTPGTGGKLVRAAGQFAVLSNRDDEWALVKLPSGEIRRFHLDVFATVGQVGNRDHMNEVSGKAGRTRWQGVRPTVRGMTMNPVDHPNGGGEGRSKSGGGRQHLLSPWGHAKGEKTRKPKKGTSVFIVESRHKKK from the coding sequence ATGCCACTCAAGACTTTCAAGCCAAACACCCCGCCGGAGCGTTACAAGCAGCTTCCTTCGTTCGATGAGATCACGAAGAAGTCCCCGGAGAAAAGCCTCCTCACGCCCCTGAAGCGCAGCGGTGGCCGCAACAACACCGGCCGCATCACCACCCGCCACATCGGCGGTGGCCACAAGCGCCACTACCGGATCGTTGATTTCCGCCGCACCAAGCGCGACGTGGAGGCAACCGTGCTCGGCATCGAGTATGATCCGAACCGCACCTGCCGCATCGCCCTCATCCAATACACCGACGGACAGAAGTCCTACATCCTCGCCCCTATCGGCCTGGAAGTTGGTGGCAAGGTGTCCGCCGGCCAGAACGCCGCTCCAAAGGCAGGCAACGCCCTTCCGCTCAAGTCCATCCCGCTCGGCACCTCGATCCACAACATCGAGCTGACCCCAGGCACCGGTGGCAAGCTCGTGCGTGCCGCAGGCCAGTTCGCCGTCCTCTCCAACCGTGACGACGAGTGGGCGCTGGTGAAGCTCCCATCCGGTGAGATCCGCCGCTTCCATCTGGACGTGTTCGCAACCGTCGGCCAGGTCGGCAACCGCGACCACATGAACGAAGTTTCCGGCAAAGCGGGCCGCACCCGCTGGCAGGGTGTCCGTCCGACCGTCCGCGGTATGACCATGAACCCGGTTGATCACCCGAACGGTGGTGGCGAAGGCCGCTCCAAGTCCGGTGGTGGCCGCCAGCACCTTCTTTCCCCATGGGGCCACGCCAAGGGCGAAAAGACCCGCAAGCCGAAGAAGGGCACCAGCGTGTTCATCGTCGAGTCCCGCCACAAGAAGAAGTAA
- the rplP gene encoding 50S ribosomal protein L16, giving the protein MPLMPKRTKFRKSHRGSRAGNAQRGTTVAFGDFGLQTLDRGWMTNRQIEACRIAINRSLKRKGKVWIRIFPHKSITARPPETRMGKGKGAVDGWVAVVRPGNILFEVGGVTESAAKEAMRLASYKLGLRTRLIARNPHA; this is encoded by the coding sequence ATGCCTTTGATGCCCAAACGAACCAAGTTCCGCAAGAGCCACCGCGGAAGCCGCGCAGGTAACGCCCAGCGCGGAACCACCGTCGCCTTCGGTGACTTCGGCCTTCAGACGCTCGACCGCGGCTGGATGACCAACCGCCAGATCGAAGCCTGCCGTATCGCGATCAACCGCTCCCTGAAGCGGAAGGGCAAGGTCTGGATCCGGATCTTCCCGCACAAGTCCATCACCGCCCGCCCGCCGGAAACCCGGATGGGTAAAGGTAAGGGTGCCGTGGACGGCTGGGTGGCCGTCGTCCGCCCTGGCAACATCCTCTTCGAGGTCGGTGGCGTGACCGAGTCCGCTGCCAAGGAAGCGATGCGCCTCGCCTCCTACAAGCTGGGCCTCCGCACCCGCCTCATCGCCCGCAATCCGCACGCCTGA
- the rplD gene encoding 50S ribosomal protein L4 yields the protein MSAKTFTEADAQAANVVLVGQERGRQAVHDLVTAYRANRRTGSANTKTRGEVSGNNKKIYKQKGTGNARHGDKRAPIFVGGGVVFGPRPRDYSKDVPKSVRKLALRRVLGDSVRAGKVSTVESFSIGGKTKDFVAAVEAITPNDKVLIVGNFDDKTRLAARNVGWTQLVSASDLNVEQLLLARSIILVGDAVSTLAFRTA from the coding sequence ATGTCAGCCAAGACCTTTACCGAAGCAGACGCCCAGGCCGCCAACGTCGTCCTCGTCGGCCAGGAGCGCGGACGCCAGGCCGTCCACGACCTCGTGACCGCCTACCGCGCCAACCGCCGCACCGGCTCCGCCAACACCAAGACGCGTGGCGAAGTTTCCGGCAACAACAAGAAAATCTACAAGCAGAAGGGCACCGGCAACGCCCGTCACGGTGACAAACGCGCTCCGATCTTTGTCGGTGGTGGCGTTGTCTTCGGCCCACGCCCGCGTGATTATTCGAAGGATGTGCCGAAGTCGGTCCGCAAGCTCGCCCTGCGCCGCGTGCTGGGTGACTCCGTCCGCGCCGGCAAGGTGTCCACCGTCGAAAGCTTCAGCATCGGCGGCAAGACCAAGGACTTCGTGGCCGCCGTCGAGGCGATCACCCCGAACGACAAAGTGCTCATCGTCGGCAACTTCGACGACAAGACCCGCCTCGCCGCCCGCAACGTGGGTTGGACCCAGCTTGTGAGCGCTTCCGACCTCAACGTCGAGCAGCTCCTCCTCGCCCGCAGCATCATCCTCGTGGGTGACGCTGTCAGCACCCTCGCATTCCGCACCGCCTGA
- the rplC gene encoding 50S ribosomal protein L3, producing MSLGLLGKKLGMTRLFDSNTQAMIPVTVIDVAGNTLLQSKTVETDGYTAVQVGFDDQKEQRVSKPDLGRFKKAGSAPKRFVQEFRFERGAELPTELPGLDTFSEGQWVDVIGTSKGRGFQGAVRRHGFGGLRMTHGSMMHRRTGAIGCRSTPGRVWKNQKMPGHMGNVPRTVQNLKVVAVRKDDGVILVSGAVPGAKGGYLTIRPAKKKSA from the coding sequence TATGACCCGCCTGTTCGACTCGAACACGCAGGCCATGATCCCCGTCACCGTCATCGACGTCGCCGGCAACACCCTCCTCCAGTCCAAAACCGTCGAGACCGACGGCTACACCGCCGTTCAGGTCGGCTTCGACGACCAGAAGGAACAGCGCGTTTCCAAGCCGGATCTCGGCCGCTTCAAGAAAGCCGGTTCCGCTCCGAAGCGCTTCGTGCAGGAGTTCCGTTTCGAGCGCGGCGCTGAGCTGCCGACCGAGCTTCCCGGCCTGGACACCTTCAGCGAAGGCCAGTGGGTTGACGTCATCGGCACCAGCAAGGGCCGTGGCTTCCAAGGCGCCGTGCGCCGCCACGGATTCGGCGGTCTCCGCATGACCCACGGTTCCATGATGCACCGCCGGACCGGTGCGATCGGCTGCCGCTCCACCCCGGGCCGCGTCTGGAAGAACCAGAAGATGCCCGGCCACATGGGCAACGTGCCACGCACGGTGCAGAACCTCAAAGTTGTCGCCGTCCGCAAGGACGACGGAGTCATCCTCGTCTCCGGAGCTGTTCCGGGCGCGAAGGGCGGCTACCTCACCATCCGCCCCGCCAAGAAGAAGTCCGCGTGA
- the rplN gene encoding 50S ribosomal protein L14 has product MIQMETMLDVADNTGARSAKMIGVLGKRTRTAQVGDVITAHIRDSIPTASVKKGSVVKAVVVRTAYPIRRPDGSILRFDSNAIVVIDKDNNPRGTRIFGPVARELREKQFMKIVSLAPEVL; this is encoded by the coding sequence ATGATCCAGATGGAAACCATGCTCGACGTCGCCGACAACACCGGCGCCCGCAGCGCAAAAATGATCGGCGTGCTCGGCAAACGCACCCGTACCGCCCAGGTTGGTGATGTCATCACCGCCCACATCCGCGATTCCATCCCGACCGCTTCGGTCAAGAAAGGCAGCGTCGTCAAGGCTGTGGTGGTCCGCACCGCCTACCCCATCCGCCGCCCGGATGGCTCCATCCTCCGCTTCGATTCCAACGCGATCGTCGTGATCGACAAGGACAACAACCCGCGTGGTACCCGGATCTTCGGACCCGTCGCCCGTGAGCTCCGCGAAAAACAATTCATGAAAATTGTTTCCCTCGCGCCCGAAGTGCTCTAA
- the rplW gene encoding 50S ribosomal protein L23, translating into MKDIYQVIKNVRLSEKATMLQESNNEITLEVDRSANKVEIKQAVKELLGKTAVSVRTANYDGKERRKRRADAGRTSSWKKAIVRLKEGETLDLI; encoded by the coding sequence ATGAAAGACATTTACCAGGTTATTAAAAACGTCCGCCTCAGCGAGAAGGCCACCATGTTGCAGGAGTCCAACAACGAGATCACCCTCGAAGTGGACCGCAGCGCGAACAAGGTGGAGATCAAGCAGGCTGTGAAGGAACTGCTCGGCAAGACCGCCGTCTCCGTCCGCACCGCCAACTACGACGGCAAGGAGCGCCGCAAGCGCCGCGCCGACGCAGGTCGCACCAGCAGCTGGAAAAAAGCCATCGTCCGCCTCAAGGAAGGCGAAACCCTCGATCTCATCTGA